The Rhinolophus ferrumequinum isolate MPI-CBG mRhiFer1 chromosome 19, mRhiFer1_v1.p, whole genome shotgun sequence genome has a segment encoding these proteins:
- the C19H18orf21 gene encoding UPF0711 protein C18orf21 homolog isoform X2 codes for MRQKHYLEAAARKLRESCPGQARYLLWTYGSSQDAKSTFEGTCPYCFQLLVLDNSRVRLKPKPKLTAKIQKLLNREARNTLSFKEAKIVQKYKDSKSVLNTYLWTVNTHLLLKECEQNKETLLSTKIVA; via the exons ATGAGGCAGAAGCACTACCTTGAGGCCGCGGCGCGGAAACTACGAGAGAGCTGCCCGGGCCAGGCCCGCTATCTCCT CTGGACCTACGGTTCGTCACAAG atGCTAAAAGCACTTTTGAAGGAACATGTCCATACTGTTTCCAGTTGCTGGTTCTGGATAACTCTCGAGTGCGCCTCAAACCTAAGCCCAAACTGACAGCCAAAATACAGAAACTTCTTAATCGAGAAGCAAGAAATACACTCagttttaaagaagcaaaaattGTGCAAAAGTATAAAGACTCCAAAAGTGTATTG aaCACCTACCTCTGGACAGTCAACACCCACTTGCTCCTCAAAGAATgtgagcaaaacaaagaaacacttcTCTCAACTAAAATTGTTGCTTAG
- the C19H18orf21 gene encoding UPF0711 protein C18orf21 homolog isoform X1, whose translation MRQKHYLEAAARKLRESCPGQARYLLWTYGSSQDAKSTFEGTCPYCFQLLVLDNSRVRLKPKPKLTAKIQKLLNREARNTLSFKEAKIVQKYKDSKSVLLITCKTCNRTVKHHGKSRSFLSALKNNPTTPTRKLGLKTPERKTRSSANLNRDMSGSRGKSPALIFRTPTSGQSTPTCSSKNVSKTKKHFSQLKLLLSQSESQKKTKVDFRNFLSSL comes from the exons ATGAGGCAGAAGCACTACCTTGAGGCCGCGGCGCGGAAACTACGAGAGAGCTGCCCGGGCCAGGCCCGCTATCTCCT CTGGACCTACGGTTCGTCACAAG atGCTAAAAGCACTTTTGAAGGAACATGTCCATACTGTTTCCAGTTGCTGGTTCTGGATAACTCTCGAGTGCGCCTCAAACCTAAGCCCAAACTGACAGCCAAAATACAGAAACTTCTTAATCGAGAAGCAAGAAATACACTCagttttaaagaagcaaaaattGTGCAAAAGTATAAAGACTCCAAAAGTGTATTG TTGATTACTTGtaaaacatgtaacagaacagttAAACATCATGGTAAAAGTAGAAGCTTTCTGTCGGCACTGAAGAACAATCCTACCACTCCTACACGTAAACTCGGCCTGAAGACACCAGAGAGAAAAACTCGAAGTTCTGCAAACCTGAATCGTGATATGTCTGGTTCCAGAGGCAAGAGCCCAGCATTGATTTTCAG aaCACCTACCTCTGGACAGTCAACACCCACTTGCTCCTCAAAGAATgtgagcaaaacaaagaaacacttcTCTCAACTAAAATTGTTGCTTAGTCAGAGTGAatcccaaaagaaaacaaaggttgACTTCAGAAATTTCTTATCTTCTTTGTGA